Sequence from the Clostridium butyricum genome:
TACGAAAAAAATATTTTATAATGATTGAGGAGTATACGATGAATAATAATGAAATTAGAATGTTAAATATTTTGAGAGAGCTTAAGCAAGAGTTTGGAGTATTTGGAGTGAAATCTGAATTTGAAGCTGAGGGAATTAGAACAGATGAGATTGTTAGACTAAATGAAGTTATTTATAGAGCAGATTTAGATTCTTATATTAAAATAGGTGGATGTGAAGCTATAAGAGATATTGATTATACAAGAGTAATTGGAGCTAAAGGAATTATGGCACCAATGATAGAAACTCCATTTGCTATGCAAAAATTTATAAACTCAATAAAAAAAGTTTACGGAGATGACTATAAAGATAAGGATATAATAATAAATATTGAAACTAAAACTTCATTTCAAAACTTAGAAGATATTTTAGCAGTTTCCAAAGATATGTTAGATATAGTATGTGTAGGACGAGTTGATTTATCATCATCGTTGAACTTAAGTAGAAAAGATATTGACAGTAAAATTATTTATGAATATGTACATAAGATAGCCAAAATAGTTAAAGAAAAAAAGAAAATAATGGGGATTGGTGGAGGAATCTCATTAAATTCACTTCCGTTTTTAAAAGATGTAGAAGAATATATGGATAGATTTGAAACTAGAAAAATAATATTTCCTAAAGAAGTTCTAAATAAAAATTATAATAAAGCATTAAAATTATCTATGGAATTTGAAATATTGTATTTAAAAAATAAGTGTGAATATTATAGTAAAATGGCTAATGAAGATGTTGATAGATTAAAGATGCTTGAAGAAAGATTTAGTAAATTATAAAAGTTTAGGTTGACAATATATACGTAAATGATTGGAGTAGATTATGGAGAAGAATGTTTTAATAACTGGAGGGTCAAGGGGAATAGGTAAGGCTATAGCATATGAATTTAGAAAAGCTGGATATGTAGTATATACCCCAAGTAGAAAAGAATTAGATTTGGCAGATAATTCTTCAGTGTGTAGATATTTAGATAAGAATAAAGGTATATACTTTTCAAGCATAATAAATAATGCGGGAATAAATATCGTAAATAATATAGAAGATGTTCAAAATAATATATTAGAAGAAACTATGACAATAAATTTAATTTCTCCAATTAATATTATTAAATTTTTTATACCGCAGATGAAAAAAAATAACTATGGGAGAATAGTTAATATTGGATCTATATGGGGTATAGTCTCTAAAGAAGGACGAGGAATATATTCGGCTACTAAAAATGGAATTCATGGAATAACTAATGCTGTATCAATTGAAGGTGGTATGTACAATATATTGGTCAATACAGTATGCCCAGGATTTACTAAAACGGAGTTGACAATTCAAAATAATACACCAG
This genomic interval carries:
- a CDS encoding aldolase/citrate lyase family protein, translating into MNNNEIRMLNILRELKQEFGVFGVKSEFEAEGIRTDEIVRLNEVIYRADLDSYIKIGGCEAIRDIDYTRVIGAKGIMAPMIETPFAMQKFINSIKKVYGDDYKDKDIIINIETKTSFQNLEDILAVSKDMLDIVCVGRVDLSSSLNLSRKDIDSKIIYEYVHKIAKIVKEKKKIMGIGGGISLNSLPFLKDVEEYMDRFETRKIIFPKEVLNKNYNKALKLSMEFEILYLKNKCEYYSKMANEDVDRLKMLEERFSKL
- a CDS encoding SDR family NAD(P)-dependent oxidoreductase codes for the protein MEKNVLITGGSRGIGKAIAYEFRKAGYVVYTPSRKELDLADNSSVCRYLDKNKGIYFSSIINNAGINIVNNIEDVQNNILEETMTINLISPINIIKFFIPQMKKNNYGRIVNIGSIWGIVSKEGRGIYSATKNGIHGITNAVSIEGGMYNILVNTVCPGFTKTELTIQNNTPDEISIIEDQIPLKRMALAEEIAKFVYYLGSDENTYITGQKIAIDGGFTIR